Proteins encoded together in one Microbacterium oxydans window:
- a CDS encoding LCP family protein gives MSDNTRRRRTIARHGQLGTPNTVSQLLKFIAIGLAVVLVSGFGVGLYIYYDLTSTVSANAVELEGQQAVPPDIGEYKGGFNLVLTGVDTCEEKYKDLFGDRCTGSDSEGTLNDVNLLVHVSQEPRRITVVSFPRDLMIPIPECTDDEGNNHSAMNKQPLNVAYTDGGLNCVVKTISELTDQEVQFAASVTFGGVIEITNAIGGVDVCLASPIKDRYTGLDMSAGTHTIRGLEALQFLRTRHGVGDGSDLGRIGNQQQYMSSLARKMISGEVLGNVPVMLKLANTALNNLEASTSLANNPMTLVQIALAVKSVPFEDIVFVQYPTGTDPDDRNKVVPNYDAATALWDAIEANAQLQITHQNNGNDGVVVKEPTTPTTEATPDPTATPDNVVALPDSIKGNSAAQETCSNGNG, from the coding sequence GTGAGCGACAACACCCGACGCCGCCGCACCATCGCCCGACACGGTCAGCTGGGCACCCCGAACACGGTCAGCCAGCTGCTGAAGTTCATCGCGATCGGTCTGGCCGTCGTTCTCGTGAGCGGGTTCGGCGTCGGGCTGTACATCTACTACGACCTCACCAGCACCGTGTCCGCGAACGCCGTCGAGCTCGAGGGCCAGCAGGCGGTGCCCCCGGACATCGGGGAGTACAAGGGCGGGTTCAATCTCGTCCTCACCGGTGTGGACACGTGCGAGGAGAAGTACAAGGATCTCTTCGGGGATCGCTGCACCGGGAGCGATTCCGAGGGCACGCTCAACGACGTGAACCTGCTCGTGCACGTGTCCCAGGAGCCGCGTCGGATCACCGTCGTCAGCTTCCCGCGCGACCTCATGATCCCGATCCCGGAGTGCACCGACGACGAGGGCAACAACCACTCGGCGATGAACAAGCAGCCGCTCAACGTCGCGTACACGGACGGCGGTCTGAACTGCGTCGTCAAGACGATCTCAGAGCTCACCGACCAGGAGGTACAGTTCGCGGCCTCCGTCACGTTCGGCGGCGTGATCGAGATCACCAACGCCATCGGCGGCGTCGACGTGTGTCTCGCCTCCCCCATCAAGGACCGCTACACCGGCCTCGACATGAGCGCGGGCACGCACACGATCCGCGGCCTGGAGGCGCTGCAGTTCCTCCGCACCCGTCACGGCGTCGGAGACGGCAGCGACCTCGGCCGCATCGGCAACCAGCAGCAGTACATGTCCAGCCTCGCCCGCAAGATGATCAGCGGAGAGGTGCTCGGCAACGTGCCGGTCATGCTCAAGCTCGCGAACACGGCGCTCAACAACCTCGAGGCGAGCACCTCGCTGGCGAACAACCCGATGACGCTCGTGCAGATCGCCCTCGCGGTGAAGTCGGTGCCGTTCGAGGACATCGTCTTCGTGCAGTACCCGACCGGAACCGACCCCGACGACCGCAACAAGGTGGTCCCGAACTACGACGCCGCCACGGCGCTGTGGGACGCGATCGAGGCCAACGCCCAACTGCAGATCACGCACCAGAACAACGGCAACGACGGTGTGGTCGTCAAGGAGCCGACGACGCCGACGACGGAGGCGACACCGGATCCCACGGCGACGCCGGACAACGTGGTCGCTCTCCCGGACTCGATCAAGGGAAACTCCGCGGCTCAGGAGACCTGCTCCAACGGCAACGGCTGA